The Armatimonadota bacterium nucleotide sequence CCTGCTTTTGTCTCTGATCGACGGGGAACTGCCCAAGCCCTGCCACCATCAATACCCCTGCACGCTGGACGTCCGAGAGTCTACGGCGCGCCCACGTTCCTAAGGCCGGCCCCGTAGCCGTCGGTTCCGTGCCGACGCGGCCCAAGGGACTTTCATGCAGAGGACGCAAAGCGGACCCGTAGCCGTCGGTTCCGTGCCGACGCACCCCGAGGGACTTTCACGCAGAGGGCGCAAAGCGGACCCGTAGCCGTCGGTTCCGTGCCGACGCGGCACAAGGGACTTTCATGCAGAGGGCGCAAAGCGGACCCGTAGCCGTCGGTTCCGTGCCGACGCGGCCTGAGGGGCTTTCACGCAGAGGGCGCAAGGAAGTGCAGAGGACCGGCGCGAATCGATGCCACGTTTCGAACCATCCGCCCCAACGGAATCGCCGTTACTGGCTCTTCTTTCCTTGGTCCAAGTTCAGCATCGTGCCGATCAGGGTCTTTTCGGCGGTTCCCTTGTCGCCGCTTTGAATGGCCCTGAGCGCCAACGTGACCTCTTGAGCTTCGGCGGTGCGGCCCTGCGAGACCAGCAGCGCCTGAGTCCTCTGAAGGTCGGCGACCGCGCCCATGACCGTAACCTGGCCTGTCTTGAGGCCCATGATGGTCTTCTCCACGGCACGGGAGGCCATCTGGATGTCGGCGGCTTGACGGACCCTGGGGTCCACCGGCGCTGAATATCGGGCGTGGTCCGCCGTAAACTCCATCACCATGTCGAGATCGATGGTCTTGGTGCAGCCCGCCAGGCAGTCGTCGTAAGTGAGCCGCCCGGAGGCCACGCGGTAGTGCCCGAGCGGGTGGTTGGGAAACTCCAGATCGACGACTTGCTGCATGGCGGCGCCACGCTCCAGGTCGGCGAGTCCGAGCGAAAACTCGCGCTCGCCAGGGTTGTCCGAAGCGAACTGCGGCGAGCGCATGTTGGCCCATCGCGCCAGCTTGAGATCGAGCACGAGGTTCCGCGCGACCACTGTCATGAGCTTTTCGAGCTCCGTACGAAAGATCTCGGGGATCAGCTCGGGTCTTGGAATGAAGTAGTAATTCCCGCCCGCCTTTTTGGCCATTCCCGCCAGGAGTTCCTCGTTGTAGTCCGGCCCAAAGCCAAGGAAGGTGCATGTGATGCCGCGCGCCTTGATCTCAGAAGCGTGGTTGACCAGGGAGTTGTAGTCCTTGATGCCAACGGTCGGGTCGCCGTCGGTGAGCACGATCATGCGGGTGGCGCGACCCGGGTCGGCGAGCTGAAGGATCTGCTGGGCCGCCATCGCCAGGCCGCCGTAGAGGTCGGTGGTGTTCCCTGCCATCAGGCGCTGGATACCTTCCTTGATCTGCTGTCGGTTGGTCACCCTCTGCGGA carries:
- a CDS encoding VWA domain-containing protein, which encodes MPPNPNDPNKTVMSPGPGFDPLRTQAMPASDPMRTQAMPGLSANATVQMAAQVALRAEIIASRPATMANGPAREQFLIEMVAAGADPGLPGVATVGARTPLNLCLVIDRSGSMEGPPLDYVKQACSYVVDLLSPDDVLSIVTFEETVDILMPPQRVTNRQQIKEGIQRLMAGNTTDLYGGLAMAAQQILQLADPGRATRMIVLTDGDPTVGIKDYNSLVNHASEIKARGITCTFLGFGPDYNEELLAGMAKKAGGNYYFIPRPELIPEIFRTELEKLMTVVARNLVLDLKLARWANMRSPQFASDNPGEREFSLGLADLERGAAMQQVVDLEFPNHPLGHYRVASGRLTYDDCLAGCTKTIDLDMVMEFTADHARYSAPVDPRVRQAADIQMASRAVEKTIMGLKTGQVTVMGAVADLQRTQALLVSQGRTAEAQEVTLALRAIQSGDKGTAEKTLIGTMLNLDQGKKSQ